DNA from Clostridia bacterium:
CTAATACTGCTGTCGATCATCTTGATAAAATATTCTTAAATACTAAAAATCCAACCTTCTTAAGTCCCAATACTCTTGTCAATCAACTGCCGTTTGCTCTTAACCACCAGGAAAAAATGAATCATGTACAAATCAAGAAAGTAATAAAATGTTTTGCAGATGGTATTGCTGAAAAGCTTGTCGGCACGCAAAGGGATAAAAATATCAGTCCGCAACTGTTTGACAAGTTGTGTTCAGCAATTCTTAATCAGGATCAAAGATAAATATCTTTACACTTGAAGCAGTTTTAAGGATAAAGGGGGCTTACTTTATGAGCAAGGAATATAAAATAATATTTGAAAGGAGAAAAAAAGGTGATTTCTGTTGGAATTGAGGCCATGAATGTTTTTGGAGGAACAGCCTATATAGATGTGATGCAGTTAGCCAGGCATCGTAAAATAGATACTAAAAGGTTGGAGAATTTATTAATGAAGGAAAAGACAGTAGCCCTGCCTTATGAGGACCCCATCACCTTTGGGGTGAATGCAGCAAAACCACTGATAGATTCTCTTCCTGAAGAAGAGAGGGATCGGATAGAATTATTGATCTCCTGCACAGAATCAGGGATTGATTTTGGGAAATCAATAAGTACCTATATCCATAAAAATTTGGGGTTAAGCAGGAACTGTCGTTTGTTTGAGCTGAAAAATGCTTGTTATTCAGGGACTGCCGGATTTCAAATGGCTGTGAATTTCATATTATCTCAGGTTTCTCCCGGAGCAAAAGCCCTGGTGATTTGCACTGATATTTCGAGGTTTATGGCAGTTGAGGGAGGGGATGCTTTAACAGAGGACTGGTCATTTGCCGAACCTAGTTCCGGTGCGGGAGCTGTGGCAATACTGGTCAGCGAAAAGCCTTATGTTTTTCAAGTGGATGCAGGGGCCAACGGATACTATGGCTATGAGGTAATGGATACCTGCCGTCCTATTCCCGACAGTGAAGCTGGGGATGCGGATTTATCCTTGTTATCCTATCTGGATTGTTGCGAGCAAGCGTATAAGGAATATCAAAGACGGGTTACAGGTGTAGATTATCGGAATACGTTCCAATACCTTGCTTTTCATACCCCTTTTGGAGGAATGGTAAAAGGTGCGCACCGGACTATGATGCGGAAGCTGCTCAAAGCTATGCCTAATGAAATAGAGTCAGATTTTGAAGAGAGGGTAACGCCGGGATTGACCTACTGCCAGCGTGTCGGAAATATAATGGGGGGGACGGTATTCCTCTCT
Protein-coding regions in this window:
- a CDS encoding hydroxymethylglutaryl-CoA synthase family protein, whose amino-acid sequence is MISVGIEAMNVFGGTAYIDVMQLARHRKIDTKRLENLLMKEKTVALPYEDPITFGVNAAKPLIDSLPEEERDRIELLISCTESGIDFGKSISTYIHKNLGLSRNCRLFELKNACYSGTAGFQMAVNFILSQVSPGAKALVICTDISRFMAVEGGDALTEDWSFAEPSSGAGAVAILVSEKPYVFQVDAGANGYYGYEVMDTCRPIPDSEAGDADLSLLSYLDCCEQAYKEYQRRVTGVDYRNTFQYLAFHTPFGGMVKGAHRTMMRKLLKAMPNEIESDFEERVTPGLTYCQRVGNIMGGTVFLSLASTIDNGRFDSPKRIGCFSYGSGCCSEFYSGVVTAQSQENQRLLGIGKQLDERYQLSMKEYDTLLMSSDAVKFGTRNAKLNLDSVPGALASSHGKHRLVLEEIREFHREYRWV